The following proteins come from a genomic window of Venturia canescens isolate UGA chromosome 4, ASM1945775v1, whole genome shotgun sequence:
- the Vhl gene encoding von Hippel-Lindau disease tumor suppressor yields the protein MGTREEASIIRSINTDHPSWVLFFNTTKHRIEILWINYEGQAVSYGILGPQESLSMKTFATHPWIFVKKETMERFMVAGKDVFYPKAWKPSPGYGPTRQIMPFVVCIALPMYTLREIAMRAIKSLLQDDNDAYLLDIPKNLQHELANLTPRKSRQI from the exons ATGGGCACGAGGGAGGAAGCGTCGATCATACGTTCGATCAACACGGATCATCCATCGTGggttctttttttcaacacaaccAAACATAGGATCGAGATATTGTGGATTAATTATGAAGGCCAGGCGGTAAGCTATGGTATACTGGGACCTCAGGAAAGCCTCAGTATGAAAACATTCGCTACTCATCCATggattttcgtcaaaaaagaGACCATGGAGAG ATTCATGGTCGCGGGGAAAGATGTTTTTTATCCAAAAGCATGGAAACCAAGTCCGGGTTACGGTCCGACGCGTCAAATTATGCCTTTCGTCGTGTGTATAGCTTTACCGATGTATACCCTTCGAGAAATAGCCATGAGAGCGATTAAATCACTGTTGCAGGATGATAACGACGCTTATCTACTCGACATACCGAAGAATCTTCAGCACGAACTGGCCAACCTGACACCGAGAAAAAGCCGTCAGATTTAG